One part of the Mesorhizobium sp. M4B.F.Ca.ET.058.02.1.1 genome encodes these proteins:
- a CDS encoding ABC transporter ATP-binding protein translates to MSLLSVEDLVVRHGLLQAVRGVSFDVERGETLALVGANGAGKTTLLRAIAGAHPQASGRVRFDGVDLCGVPSHSRVGMGIALVPEGRKLFVDMTVEENLLLGRSAGRPGDWSVDRVLDSFPNLKPRRRAKTGHLSGGEQQATAIGRALMSNPQLLLLDEVSLGLSPLVVDRVYASLHGLISSGTTIILVEQDLNRALSVSDNVICMLEGRIALAGDSKSVSRDEVTKAYFGLHRKGAGGMPA, encoded by the coding sequence CGGCCTGTTGCAGGCGGTGCGCGGCGTGAGTTTCGACGTCGAGCGCGGCGAGACGCTGGCGCTGGTCGGCGCCAACGGCGCCGGCAAGACGACGCTGCTGAGAGCCATCGCCGGCGCGCATCCGCAGGCATCGGGGCGCGTGCGATTCGATGGCGTCGATCTTTGCGGCGTGCCCTCGCACAGCAGAGTCGGCATGGGCATCGCGCTGGTGCCAGAAGGCAGGAAACTGTTCGTCGACATGACGGTCGAGGAGAACCTGCTGCTCGGACGAAGCGCCGGCCGCCCCGGCGACTGGAGCGTCGACAGGGTGCTCGACTCGTTTCCGAACCTCAAGCCGCGCCGCCGCGCCAAGACCGGGCATCTCTCCGGCGGCGAACAGCAGGCAACCGCCATCGGCCGCGCGTTGATGAGCAATCCGCAACTGCTTTTGCTCGACGAGGTCTCGCTCGGCCTGTCGCCGCTGGTCGTCGACCGCGTCTACGCCTCGCTGCACGGCCTGATCAGCTCCGGTACGACGATCATCCTCGTCGAACAGGATCTCAACCGTGCCCTCTCCGTCTCCGACAACGTCATCTGCATGCTGGAGGGACGGATCGCGCTTGCCGGAGACAGCAAGAGCGTGTCGCGCGACGAGGTGACGAAAGCCTATTTCGGCCTGCATCGGAAGGGCGCCGGAGGCATGCCGGCATGA
- a CDS encoding branched-chain amino acid ABC transporter permease, producing the protein MTNQIVQGILLGGYYALIACGLSFMFSVMRIINLAHGSLAVLSAFALWLFASRFHISPFLGLLIVLPLMAAIGWALQRFLLERSARGGALLPILTTFGLAIVIDNLLFEQFGADTRSLAPFIGSLSYDSWEWPGSIYVGKLAVIIFVTAVVLLGGLQLFLTRTGLGRSIRATSADPDTAGLVGVDARRANAVAASIAMVSVGLAGAFLGMRATFDPYAGAPQLLFAFEAAVIGGAGSLWGTLIGGIVLALAQTLGAQVHPQGFLIGGHVAFLIALFIRLSTSGLGLRGLLRLPAGKAS; encoded by the coding sequence ATGACCAACCAGATCGTCCAGGGCATCCTGCTCGGCGGCTATTACGCGCTGATCGCCTGCGGCCTCTCCTTCATGTTTTCGGTGATGCGCATCATCAACCTCGCCCATGGCAGCCTCGCCGTGCTGTCAGCCTTCGCGCTGTGGCTGTTCGCCTCGCGCTTCCACATTTCACCCTTCCTTGGGCTGCTAATCGTCCTGCCGCTGATGGCCGCGATCGGCTGGGCCTTGCAGCGCTTCCTGCTCGAACGCAGCGCGCGTGGCGGCGCGCTGTTGCCGATCCTGACAACCTTCGGCCTCGCCATCGTCATCGACAATCTCTTGTTCGAGCAGTTCGGCGCCGACACGCGCTCGCTGGCGCCCTTTATCGGCAGCCTCTCCTACGATTCCTGGGAATGGCCAGGCAGCATCTATGTCGGCAAGCTCGCGGTCATCATCTTCGTCACCGCCGTGGTGCTGCTTGGCGGGCTGCAGCTTTTCCTCACTCGCACCGGCCTCGGCCGTTCGATCCGCGCGACCTCGGCAGACCCTGATACCGCCGGCCTGGTCGGCGTCGATGCGCGCCGCGCCAATGCGGTCGCCGCGTCGATCGCCATGGTCTCCGTCGGTCTCGCCGGCGCCTTCCTCGGCATGCGCGCCACCTTCGATCCCTATGCCGGCGCGCCGCAGTTGCTGTTCGCCTTCGAGGCGGCGGTCATCGGCGGCGCCGGCTCGCTGTGGGGCACGCTGATCGGCGGCATCGTGCTGGCGCTCGCCCAGACGCTCGGCGCCCAGGTGCATCCGCAGGGCTTTCTGATCGGCGGCCATGTCGCGTTCCTGATCGCCCTGTTCATACGCCTGTCCACCTCCGGCCTCGGCCTGCGCGGCCTGCTGCGCCTGCCCGCGGGGAAGGCATCATGA